Proteins from a single region of Pseudomonadota bacterium:
- a CDS encoding DUF3047 domain-containing protein, with protein sequence MTRNHIHHNALLSTEPSGTTRRGVIAGIAGLASMPFVASQTVASTPISFSGWRSWEFNGISPTQFAPSGSTLSVTAQQSSSVLYGVVPTNARAATQATWQWQVSQAVGATNLARRGGDDRALALYFVFVDADTAARFGDQTPALSRLLGMRNGRTLIYVWGGQSGRGAILDSPYLRSRGKTIVLRSAGTAGWTNETVDLAGDHQRAFGSPSQTLVALGVSSDSDDTGGVNQGGIRNLTLA encoded by the coding sequence ATGACCCGCAATCACATTCATCACAACGCCCTGCTCTCGACCGAACCAAGCGGCACGACCCGCAGGGGTGTCATCGCCGGAATTGCTGGACTGGCCAGCATGCCATTCGTCGCGTCTCAAACGGTGGCGTCAACGCCGATAAGCTTTTCGGGATGGCGTAGCTGGGAGTTCAATGGCATCTCACCAACTCAGTTTGCACCCTCGGGCAGCACGCTTTCGGTAACGGCACAGCAGTCGTCCTCGGTGCTTTATGGTGTCGTTCCCACAAACGCTCGAGCCGCAACGCAGGCGACTTGGCAGTGGCAGGTCAGCCAAGCCGTTGGCGCTACCAACCTTGCTCGGCGAGGAGGTGATGATCGGGCTCTGGCCCTGTATTTCGTTTTCGTTGATGCCGACACCGCCGCCCGGTTCGGCGATCAGACGCCTGCACTCTCGCGGTTGCTGGGGATGCGAAATGGACGCACACTCATCTACGTGTGGGGCGGACAATCGGGTCGCGGCGCAATTCTGGACAGCCCATATTTGCGCTCTCGCGGCAAAACGATTGTGTTACGCTCAGCTGGCACTGCTGGTTGGACCAATGAGACAGTTGACCTTGCCGGCGACCATCAACGTGCATTTGGAAGCCCAAGCCAAACCCTTGTGGCGCTTGGTGTCTCATCAGACAGCGACGATACCGGTGGGGTCAATCAAGGCGGGATTCGCAATCTCACATTGGCTTGA
- a CDS encoding alpha-hydroxy acid oxidase, translating into MTVTTIHDLQVLAERRVPRMFYDYADSGSWTEQTYDDNEDDFELIRLRQRVAVNMEGRSTATKMVGQDVAMPVACAPTGLTGMQYADGEMLAARACEAFGVPFTLSTMSICSIEDVAMVTNKPFWFQLYMMKDRDFMARLIERAKAAECSALVLTLDLQIIGQRHKDIRNGLSAPPKLTIANIVNMMTKPVWCWNMLFTERREFRNIVGHVSGVDDMSSLSEWTASQFDQSLTWDDVEWVKERWDGPLIIKGILDPEDAKLAVKTGADAIIVSNHGGRQLDGAFSSIRMLPVILDAVGSEIEVHMDGGIRSGQDVLKAMALGAKGTYIGRAFLYGLGAMGKDGVTKTLEIIHKELDTTMALCGQTHIEQLNRDNLYLPEGFEAG; encoded by the coding sequence ATGACCGTCACCACCATCCACGATTTGCAGGTGCTCGCAGAGCGCCGGGTCCCGCGCATGTTTTACGATTACGCGGACTCAGGTTCGTGGACCGAACAAACCTATGACGACAACGAAGATGACTTCGAACTCATCCGGCTCCGGCAGCGGGTCGCCGTCAACATGGAGGGCCGCTCGACCGCAACCAAAATGGTTGGGCAAGATGTCGCGATGCCGGTGGCCTGCGCACCAACCGGTCTAACGGGCATGCAATACGCTGACGGCGAGATGCTCGCGGCCCGCGCGTGCGAAGCATTCGGAGTGCCGTTCACATTGTCGACCATGTCGATCTGCTCGATCGAAGATGTCGCTATGGTGACGAATAAGCCTTTCTGGTTCCAGCTCTACATGATGAAGGATCGGGACTTTATGGCCCGACTTATCGAACGGGCGAAGGCGGCTGAATGCTCGGCGCTTGTGCTCACCCTTGATCTGCAAATCATCGGTCAACGGCACAAGGACATCCGTAACGGCTTATCGGCGCCACCCAAACTGACCATTGCCAACATCGTCAATATGATGACCAAGCCGGTGTGGTGCTGGAACATGCTGTTCACCGAGCGGCGAGAGTTTCGCAACATCGTCGGCCATGTATCGGGTGTCGATGACATGTCATCCCTGTCGGAGTGGACGGCAAGTCAGTTTGATCAGTCTTTGACCTGGGACGATGTCGAATGGGTGAAGGAGCGCTGGGACGGTCCACTGATCATCAAGGGCATACTCGATCCCGAGGATGCCAAGCTTGCTGTCAAGACGGGCGCCGACGCGATTATCGTGTCCAACCACGGAGGCCGGCAACTGGATGGCGCCTTCTCTTCGATCCGTATGCTACCGGTCATTCTCGATGCTGTTGGCAGTGAGATCGAAGTCCACATGGACGGCGGCATCCGCTCGGGCCAAGACGTGCTCAAAGCAATGGCTTTGGGCGCGAAGGGTACCTATATTGGCCGAGCGTTTCTGTATGGCCTCGGCGCTATGGGCAAGGATGGTGTCACAAAAACGCTCGAGATCATCCACAAGGAACTCGATACAACCATGGCACTGTGCGGCCAGACGCATATTGAACAGCTCAATCGGGACAATCTGTACCTGCCCGAGGGTTTTGAAGCGGGCTAG
- a CDS encoding AAA family ATPase, whose product MSDPRSYGLDQAFDPVERIDTHGAIVFLAGTRAYKLKRAVCFPFMDLSTLARREEACKAEIAINKPLAPEIYIDAVAITRGPSRELTINGQGEAIDWAVEMHRFDTGQTFDQLAAANALDDDDLDKAIDVAVAFQARAPERRASDWIADLGGYIEHNDQAFLEAPAIFSRPAVSELTARTIEKWKSLEPLLLQRGQAQRVRRAHGDMHLRNIVKLKDSIRLFDAIEFDDRIATGDVLYDLAFLLMDLDHLGLRDKANRALNRYLSAPTGPGDLDGLAALPFYMSMRAALRAKICAMSAAHQTGTDAMRSKAEARNLFTYAADMLEPRDLSLTVIGGLSGTGKSRLAQALAPRLGCSPGAVIIRSDIVRKSLLESRPEEKLGPSAYQRSVSQTVYAEMARQAAVTLEAGQSVVVDAVFATAQERQAIEDVALAAECHFAAVWLDAPLETRLARVEKRFGDASDADSRVVALQQDYDLGVMDWPLLDSSGSFEKVCERVRRAIDRLN is encoded by the coding sequence TTGAGCGACCCACGAAGCTACGGGCTTGATCAAGCGTTTGATCCGGTCGAGCGTATCGATACCCATGGTGCGATTGTCTTCCTTGCAGGCACGCGAGCTTACAAGCTCAAGCGAGCGGTTTGCTTTCCATTCATGGACCTCTCAACGTTGGCCCGTCGCGAAGAAGCCTGCAAAGCGGAGATCGCCATCAACAAGCCGCTTGCACCGGAAATCTACATTGATGCGGTTGCGATCACCCGCGGGCCATCGCGTGAGCTGACCATCAATGGGCAAGGCGAAGCCATTGATTGGGCCGTTGAAATGCATCGGTTCGACACTGGCCAGACGTTTGATCAACTCGCCGCTGCAAACGCGCTTGATGATGATGATCTCGACAAGGCCATCGATGTTGCGGTGGCCTTCCAAGCGCGCGCACCGGAGCGCCGAGCGAGCGACTGGATCGCAGACTTGGGGGGCTATATCGAGCACAACGACCAGGCCTTCCTTGAGGCACCGGCTATATTCTCACGCCCAGCGGTCAGTGAGCTGACCGCCAGAACCATTGAAAAGTGGAAGAGCCTGGAGCCTCTGCTTCTGCAACGCGGGCAGGCGCAGCGTGTTCGGCGGGCACATGGCGACATGCATCTGCGCAACATCGTCAAGCTGAAGGACAGCATCCGACTGTTTGACGCTATCGAGTTCGATGACCGCATCGCAACAGGCGATGTCCTGTACGATTTAGCGTTCTTGCTGATGGATCTGGACCATCTTGGTCTTCGGGACAAAGCGAACCGGGCACTGAACCGATACCTGTCAGCACCGACGGGGCCAGGTGATCTCGATGGGCTTGCTGCGCTGCCGTTCTACATGTCTATGCGCGCTGCGCTTCGGGCGAAGATTTGCGCAATGAGTGCAGCTCATCAAACGGGGACAGATGCAATGCGCTCAAAAGCTGAAGCTCGAAATCTGTTTACCTACGCGGCGGACATGCTCGAACCAAGAGACCTCTCCCTTACCGTCATTGGTGGACTGTCGGGGACCGGAAAGAGCAGATTGGCGCAAGCCCTCGCGCCACGCTTGGGCTGCTCCCCAGGAGCGGTGATCATTCGCTCCGATATCGTCCGCAAATCGCTTCTGGAATCCAGGCCTGAGGAGAAATTGGGCCCGTCCGCCTACCAACGTTCCGTATCGCAAACCGTGTACGCTGAAATGGCGCGGCAGGCCGCTGTCACGCTAGAAGCCGGTCAGTCGGTTGTGGTCGATGCTGTTTTTGCGACGGCCCAGGAACGGCAGGCAATTGAAGATGTTGCGCTGGCGGCAGAGTGCCATTTCGCTGCGGTTTGGCTCGACGCGCCGCTTGAAACCCGATTAGCGCGGGTCGAAAAGCGGTTTGGTGATGCATCCGATGCAGATAGCCGAGTCGTGGCGCTTCAGCAGGACTACGACTTGGGGGTCATGGACTGGCCCCTGCTTGATAGCAGCGGCTCGTTTGAGAAGGTTTGCGAACGGGTACGGCGCGCCATCGATCGACTGAACTAA
- a CDS encoding AzlC family ABC transporter permease: MSSGNVDFAKSPAPFSMGGFWMGFRRAFVVTPGIVVFGAGFGAAAAVQGLTFLDAFFFQSLVLAGASQYVALGLWTEPITWTTAFAMGAVVFTVNLRMMLLGAALRPWMGGLPAYKSYPALALLSDPAWLIGIRYHREGGSDWGVYLGACVFMYLLWVASVFPGYFASAALEDPARFGVDLIMPIFFITMLVPLWRGRTDAVPWLMAIAVSLAVQALAPGYWFVLAGGLAAAITAAVMPAQGDGAT; encoded by the coding sequence TTGAGTAGCGGAAACGTCGACTTCGCAAAATCTCCAGCACCCTTTTCGATGGGTGGTTTCTGGATGGGGTTCCGCCGTGCTTTCGTCGTAACACCCGGAATCGTGGTTTTTGGCGCCGGTTTTGGTGCCGCCGCTGCTGTGCAAGGGCTGACGTTCCTCGATGCCTTCTTCTTCCAGTCTCTGGTGCTTGCAGGTGCCTCTCAATATGTCGCGCTGGGTCTGTGGACTGAGCCGATAACGTGGACGACAGCCTTTGCGATGGGCGCGGTCGTTTTTACAGTCAACCTGCGAATGATGCTTCTTGGTGCAGCCTTGCGACCATGGATGGGAGGCCTTCCCGCTTATAAATCATACCCAGCTTTGGCGCTTTTATCGGATCCCGCTTGGTTGATAGGCATCCGATACCATCGTGAAGGCGGCAGCGATTGGGGCGTCTATTTGGGCGCGTGCGTTTTCATGTATCTCTTGTGGGTGGCTTCGGTATTCCCCGGCTATTTTGCCTCCGCGGCGTTGGAAGACCCGGCACGCTTTGGCGTTGATCTCATCATGCCGATCTTCTTCATCACCATGTTGGTGCCGCTGTGGCGTGGGCGAACGGACGCAGTTCCGTGGCTGATGGCGATCGCCGTATCGCTCGCTGTGCAGGCCTTGGCGCCTGGTTATTGGTTCGTCCTGGCTGGGGGGTTGGCTGCGGCGATCACCGCAGCCGTGATGCCTGCCCAAGGGGACGGCGCGACTTGA
- a CDS encoding bifunctional acetate--CoA ligase family protein/GNAT family N-acetyltransferase yields MSIQNLDAFFAPQHIALIGASPKDGSVGRAFAEGLVASASGRRISFINPNHEIVLDHPCVGSLAELESAPDLAVVATPADTVPGLIAEAKLTGVRASIVVSGCTGGDQGALKRAMRAAARRSDMRILGPDSEGVWSAASGLNATLAAAPPLPGSLGLVAQSGAIMNAVIDWGNAVKVGFSKAVSLGEASDVDLDDLLDHLAYDIRTRAILVCVETIGDPRRFFSAARAAAKVKPVVILKSGRHPVTLERSGTHAAMLASEDAAYDAAFRRSGLLRVHDLDELFDAAEALARLKRPSETGKRLAIITNDRGIGMLAADRLRDEGGMLAGLGEQAHSVVEKHTNPYWLGETPVVLEPAVPTEGHVETIEALIDDPQNDAVMLAYSPNRLSGMLDQAKSFAELIAQKTKDRSRPKPVLVSWLERDPAAMAAFDEGNVARYRTPGDAVRGFMDIVRYTTAQRELSETPPALPEDLASADVTRVRALCDDALAQGRHWLNPDEITDVLATYGLVYVAPIRAADPYAARAAAEALKPTCRAMAVKIDSPDLPHKSDVGGVVLDLALPEHVAAATEALLKRVRQRAPQARLDGVTVQPMADTSGGIELFMGLSDDPVFGPVLLFGRGGVAVEAMGDITLELAPVDMRLAGQMIDRTRVAKVLAGHRGRPAVDGQAVLESLVRLSQLAADVPQIKRLDLNPVLASPKGARVLDARIQLAEADVGDRTFDTNPRFTIRPYPRNWERWLDLKGGDQVFVRPVRPEDEPAFRDFFAKTTAEDLRLRFFSSVRDFSHKFIARLTQIDYARDMAFGAFDSHGELIGVVRLHADPERKSGEYAILLRSDLKGQGLGWALMRLVIEYGRAERFERIEGQVLAENTTMLSMCQALGFSLKTDPEEREIVNCKLELKDLGDQELPIDQG; encoded by the coding sequence ATGTCGATTCAAAATCTTGATGCGTTTTTTGCACCGCAGCATATCGCGCTGATCGGTGCTAGCCCAAAAGATGGTAGCGTTGGCCGCGCGTTCGCGGAAGGCCTCGTTGCGTCGGCAAGCGGGCGCAGGATTTCTTTTATAAATCCCAATCATGAGATTGTTCTTGACCACCCATGCGTCGGGTCTCTGGCCGAGCTTGAAAGCGCGCCGGATCTGGCAGTCGTGGCGACACCAGCCGACACCGTTCCCGGGCTGATCGCGGAGGCGAAACTGACCGGCGTTCGCGCTTCGATCGTCGTTTCTGGCTGCACAGGCGGCGATCAGGGCGCTCTGAAGCGGGCGATGCGCGCGGCGGCTCGACGATCAGACATGCGAATTCTTGGTCCCGATTCCGAAGGGGTTTGGTCCGCGGCTTCCGGATTGAACGCAACGCTGGCGGCTGCGCCGCCCTTGCCCGGTTCGCTGGGCCTTGTTGCCCAATCAGGCGCGATCATGAACGCGGTTATTGACTGGGGTAACGCGGTCAAGGTTGGCTTTTCCAAAGCCGTCTCGCTCGGTGAAGCGTCCGATGTTGATCTCGACGACCTGCTTGATCATCTCGCTTACGATATTCGGACACGGGCCATTCTCGTTTGCGTTGAGACGATTGGCGATCCACGGCGCTTCTTTTCGGCCGCACGAGCCGCCGCCAAGGTCAAGCCGGTGGTCATCCTCAAGTCCGGTCGCCACCCCGTAACGCTTGAGCGCAGCGGGACACATGCTGCGATGCTGGCCAGCGAGGATGCTGCATATGATGCGGCATTCAGGCGTTCTGGGCTTTTGCGCGTACACGACCTCGATGAGCTTTTCGATGCCGCAGAAGCCCTTGCCCGGCTCAAGCGACCGTCAGAAACGGGAAAACGACTCGCCATCATCACCAACGACCGAGGGATCGGCATGCTTGCCGCCGACCGGTTGCGCGACGAAGGCGGCATGCTAGCGGGGCTGGGCGAACAGGCGCACAGCGTCGTTGAGAAGCATACAAATCCGTATTGGCTAGGCGAAACCCCAGTGGTGTTGGAGCCTGCAGTACCAACCGAAGGACATGTGGAAACGATAGAGGCGTTGATCGACGACCCGCAAAACGATGCGGTGATGTTGGCCTACAGCCCCAACCGGCTATCGGGGATGCTCGACCAAGCAAAAAGCTTCGCCGAACTGATCGCACAAAAGACAAAGGATCGCTCACGCCCCAAGCCCGTGCTTGTTTCATGGCTTGAGCGTGACCCCGCTGCGATGGCCGCGTTTGATGAAGGCAATGTCGCACGCTACCGCACCCCCGGCGACGCGGTGAGGGGCTTCATGGACATTGTGCGGTATACGACCGCCCAACGCGAATTGTCGGAGACCCCGCCAGCTCTCCCCGAAGATCTCGCGAGCGCTGACGTCACGCGGGTGCGCGCCCTGTGCGATGACGCGCTGGCGCAAGGGCGACATTGGCTGAACCCTGATGAGATCACGGACGTCTTGGCGACTTACGGGTTGGTCTACGTCGCGCCAATCCGTGCGGCCGATCCGTATGCAGCGCGCGCTGCGGCTGAAGCATTGAAGCCGACCTGCAGGGCGATGGCAGTGAAGATCGATTCACCCGATCTGCCGCACAAGTCCGATGTCGGTGGCGTGGTGTTGGATCTGGCGCTTCCTGAACATGTTGCAGCTGCCACCGAAGCGCTTTTGAAGCGGGTGCGCCAGCGCGCTCCGCAAGCCCGTCTTGATGGGGTGACAGTCCAACCTATGGCGGATACTTCGGGTGGAATCGAGTTGTTCATGGGGTTGTCTGACGACCCGGTTTTTGGACCGGTTTTGCTTTTTGGCCGTGGCGGTGTTGCGGTTGAGGCAATGGGCGACATCACCCTCGAATTGGCCCCGGTGGACATGAGACTGGCCGGACAAATGATTGATCGGACGCGTGTCGCCAAAGTGCTGGCAGGGCATCGCGGTCGCCCTGCGGTCGACGGTCAAGCCGTGCTGGAAAGCCTTGTTCGGCTCTCCCAGCTTGCGGCCGATGTTCCACAGATTAAACGGCTCGATCTCAACCCCGTCCTTGCCAGCCCAAAAGGCGCACGCGTGCTCGATGCTCGAATACAGCTGGCGGAAGCGGATGTTGGCGACCGGACTTTTGATACCAACCCGCGCTTCACGATCCGACCCTATCCACGCAACTGGGAACGGTGGCTTGATCTCAAAGGCGGTGATCAAGTCTTTGTTCGGCCAGTTAGGCCGGAAGACGAACCGGCGTTCCGAGATTTCTTTGCAAAAACGACAGCGGAAGACCTGCGTTTACGGTTCTTTTCGAGCGTGCGCGACTTTTCTCACAAGTTCATCGCACGGCTCACGCAGATAGACTATGCGCGCGACATGGCGTTTGGGGCCTTTGATAGCCATGGCGAACTGATCGGCGTCGTTCGCCTCCATGCAGACCCGGAACGCAAATCCGGCGAGTACGCCATCCTTCTGCGGTCAGATCTCAAAGGTCAGGGCCTTGGCTGGGCACTGATGCGACTGGTGATCGAATATGGCCGCGCCGAGCGGTTTGAGCGGATCGAAGGGCAGGTGCTGGCTGAGAACACCACCATGCTCAGTATGTGCCAAGCGCTGGGTTTCTCGCTCAAAACAGACCCTGAGGAGCGCGAGATCGTCAATTGCAAGCTTGAGCTCAAGGATCTCGGAGACCAAGAGTTGCCGATCGATCAAGGCTAG
- a CDS encoding AzlD domain-containing protein produces MSEDAVLMTQGAWIAIAAMVAMTVLAKTMGFFILGRVPLTARLRRGLEALPGGVILATVVPITLQSGVAGLAGLFAAAVMMVAFRKDWLAVAGGLAVVGFVRAAF; encoded by the coding sequence TTGAGCGAAGATGCCGTTCTGATGACGCAAGGCGCTTGGATCGCGATTGCTGCAATGGTCGCCATGACGGTGTTGGCCAAGACAATGGGCTTCTTCATTCTAGGCCGTGTTCCGCTGACCGCCCGATTGCGGCGCGGGTTGGAGGCCCTTCCCGGTGGCGTCATACTGGCCACCGTCGTCCCCATCACGCTGCAGAGCGGCGTGGCTGGACTAGCCGGCCTGTTCGCTGCAGCCGTCATGATGGTTGCTTTCCGGAAGGATTGGCTTGCGGTGGCCGGCGGGCTGGCGGTTGTTGGGTTCGTTCGCGCTGCGTTCTGA
- a CDS encoding LysR family transcriptional regulator, with protein sequence MSNFLDLEIFSRVVSAGSMSAAARDMSLSPAVVSKRLRRLEDRLGTRLLQRTTRQIALTEAGKGFYERVVAILASVEEAESFVTRRSAMASGVLKISAPTSFGRIHVAPHLAAFTEANPELTLHLELSDDFVDLVSDGFDVALRIAELNDSTLVARKLAPIHRVLCATPDYIKRNGLPETIEALSDHALLTTRQQDSWRMEEANGDALSIKPSSAVITNSNEVIREAVLAGMGIALRSTWDVGPELASGELQIVLPQYRAARGVGLFSVYPTRRFLPAKVRVFIDYMASIYGPSPYWEKGLDDVLNPVAQDLRAAAE encoded by the coding sequence ATGAGCAATTTTTTAGATCTTGAGATCTTCTCGCGGGTTGTCTCTGCGGGCAGCATGTCTGCTGCAGCAAGAGATATGTCCCTGTCGCCGGCAGTTGTCTCCAAGCGCCTTCGACGGCTTGAAGATCGTCTCGGGACGCGGCTCTTGCAACGGACCACGCGGCAAATTGCGCTGACCGAAGCTGGTAAAGGTTTTTACGAGCGCGTTGTTGCTATTCTGGCAAGCGTCGAAGAGGCGGAGAGCTTTGTCACCCGGCGTTCGGCAATGGCATCAGGCGTGCTCAAAATATCGGCCCCAACCAGCTTTGGGCGCATTCACGTTGCCCCTCACCTCGCCGCGTTCACGGAGGCAAACCCGGAGTTGACGCTCCATCTGGAGTTATCAGACGATTTTGTTGATCTGGTTTCCGATGGCTTTGACGTGGCCTTACGGATTGCAGAGCTCAACGACTCGACACTCGTAGCGCGCAAGCTCGCCCCAATTCATCGCGTCCTTTGCGCAACGCCAGATTACATCAAAAGAAACGGCTTGCCGGAGACTATCGAGGCACTCTCTGACCATGCGCTTCTGACCACACGCCAACAGGACAGTTGGCGCATGGAAGAAGCCAACGGTGATGCTCTTTCGATTAAGCCCTCAAGCGCAGTCATCACCAACTCCAACGAAGTTATTCGTGAAGCGGTTCTGGCAGGGATGGGCATTGCGCTCAGATCGACGTGGGATGTTGGACCAGAGCTGGCGTCCGGTGAGTTGCAAATTGTGCTCCCACAATACCGTGCGGCAAGGGGCGTGGGGCTGTTCTCAGTCTATCCCACGCGGCGGTTCCTGCCTGCAAAAGTTCGCGTGTTCATCGATTACATGGCCAGCATCTATGGCCCGTCACCCTACTGGGAAAAGGGTTTGGACGACGTTCTCAATCCGGTCGCACAAGACTTGAGAGCAGCCGCTGAATAA
- a CDS encoding HD domain-containing protein, whose amino-acid sequence MADKEADADGGVLAFLAASGALKDTMRSAFTDAGARENTAAHSWRLALWIVALEPELDGYDLARLLKMAIVHDLGEAITGDVPAIQQKGDQAQRKQAESAALRSLVASLPDTAQQAITEVAEAYDDGVESEAKLLKALDKLETLLQHATGENPADFDYTFNLTYGTDWTNALPLTASLRTRIDALTRQRLAGDSGKYVKKSLV is encoded by the coding sequence ATGGCTGATAAAGAAGCGGATGCGGATGGCGGTGTCTTGGCCTTCTTGGCGGCTTCCGGGGCGCTGAAGGATACGATGCGGTCCGCCTTCACAGATGCTGGTGCGCGGGAAAACACTGCGGCGCATAGCTGGCGACTCGCGCTTTGGATTGTTGCACTTGAGCCAGAACTCGACGGTTACGACCTCGCTCGACTTCTCAAGATGGCGATTGTGCATGACTTGGGTGAAGCGATCACCGGTGATGTGCCGGCAATCCAGCAAAAAGGCGATCAGGCACAGCGCAAACAGGCTGAAAGCGCTGCGCTTCGCAGTCTGGTTGCGAGTTTGCCCGACACCGCGCAGCAAGCGATCACCGAGGTTGCGGAGGCATATGATGACGGCGTTGAATCCGAAGCCAAGCTTCTTAAGGCCCTCGACAAGCTTGAAACCTTGCTCCAACACGCAACCGGGGAAAACCCAGCCGATTTCGATTATACCTTCAACCTGACCTATGGAACGGACTGGACGAACGCGCTTCCTCTTACGGCATCCTTACGTACACGGATCGACGCTCTGACGCGCCAGAGGCTCGCTGGCGACAGTGGCAAATATGTCAAAAAGTCATTGGTCTGA